In Nitratireductor basaltis, the following are encoded in one genomic region:
- a CDS encoding FAD-binding oxidoreductase has product MAREFASFGRTVTPTRKGLHPREARAMLEQGRVSASGMLAYGNGRSYGDSCQNSSNSVVLMQEATAQISFNPESGWLTASSSAMLSQIIAHAAPYGWFPAVVPGTQHVTLGGAIANDVHGKNHHRRGTFGCHVERFSLLRSDGVVRECSRDENTELFEATIGGMGLTGLILDATIRLMPVGHADVEESAIPFDNLEEYFALAVDADARNEYAVAWIDQLAGGQSVGRGVLLAANHAADGGAFKAAKKPSLSVPLQPPFNVLNQYSISLFNKAYRLSKLRKTGLRRSTYNSYFFPLDGVRNWNRLYGPRGLYQHQSVVPEAAGPEVIAALLKAAQDAGQASFLTVLKRFGTARSPGLLSFPSAGYTLTLDFPARGEDTLNLLERLDAITVEAGGAVNPYKDARMNAEVFAAGFPQWRRLEAWRDPAFMSDFWRRTAMVLDARERMQEVAE; this is encoded by the coding sequence GTTTCGGCGAGTGGAATGCTAGCCTACGGCAATGGGCGTTCCTATGGCGACAGCTGCCAGAACAGCTCCAATTCGGTCGTCCTGATGCAGGAGGCGACGGCTCAGATCAGTTTCAATCCGGAGAGCGGATGGCTGACGGCGTCTTCCAGCGCGATGCTGTCGCAGATCATCGCGCATGCAGCGCCTTATGGCTGGTTCCCGGCCGTGGTGCCAGGCACGCAACATGTCACGTTGGGTGGTGCGATTGCCAATGATGTGCATGGCAAGAACCATCACCGCCGCGGCACATTCGGTTGCCATGTGGAGCGTTTCAGTCTGCTGCGCTCTGACGGAGTCGTTCGCGAATGCAGCCGGGACGAGAATACGGAGCTTTTCGAGGCGACTATCGGCGGAATGGGGCTTACCGGACTTATCCTGGATGCAACGATCCGGTTGATGCCCGTCGGGCATGCAGATGTGGAAGAAAGCGCAATACCGTTCGACAATCTGGAGGAGTATTTTGCGCTGGCAGTCGATGCGGATGCGCGAAACGAATATGCCGTGGCGTGGATCGATCAACTCGCCGGCGGCCAGTCGGTTGGAAGAGGTGTTCTCCTCGCGGCCAATCATGCCGCGGATGGCGGTGCGTTCAAGGCGGCGAAAAAGCCGAGTCTTTCCGTGCCTTTGCAGCCGCCTTTCAATGTTCTGAATCAATATTCGATAAGCCTGTTCAACAAGGCGTACAGGTTGAGCAAGCTGCGCAAGACAGGGCTCCGCCGCAGCACTTACAACAGCTACTTTTTCCCGCTTGATGGAGTGCGCAACTGGAACCGTCTGTATGGTCCACGCGGCCTCTATCAGCACCAAAGCGTCGTTCCCGAGGCGGCCGGTCCTGAAGTCATAGCCGCGCTTTTGAAAGCGGCTCAGGATGCCGGTCAGGCGTCTTTCCTGACGGTCCTCAAACGGTTCGGAACCGCGCGCTCGCCGGGCCTGCTGTCTTTTCCGAGTGCCGGCTACACGCTGACGCTAGATTTTCCGGCCCGAGGTGAGGACACACTCAACCTTCTTGAGAGGCTGGATGCCATCACGGTCGAGGCCGGAGGTGCGGTCAATCCCTACAAGGACGCCCGCATGAATGCCGAGGTCTTCGCGGCAGGCTTCCCGCAATGGCGCCGTCTGGAAGCATGGCGCGATCCTGCCTTCATGTCCGATTTCTGGCGACGTACCGCGATGGTTCTGGACGCTCGCGAGCGGATGCAGGAGGTCGCGGAATGA
- a CDS encoding transporter: MKFLPFILFTVLTNAAAQLMLKYGMMTMGPISFAGVNPILKILQIVFSPWIFAGLSVFVISMASHLYVLSKVELSFAYPFLSLAYVAVAVFAYFVFREDLNAYRIAGIALICVGTVLIAQSGRDAPEKTAEAAYKSERSVIQ; the protein is encoded by the coding sequence ATGAAATTCCTACCATTCATACTATTCACGGTGCTGACCAACGCGGCGGCCCAGCTCATGCTGAAATACGGCATGATGACCATGGGGCCCATCAGCTTTGCGGGCGTCAATCCGATACTGAAGATCCTCCAGATCGTGTTCAGTCCGTGGATTTTTGCCGGCCTGTCGGTCTTCGTGATCTCGATGGCGTCGCATCTCTACGTGTTGTCCAAGGTGGAGCTTTCCTTCGCCTATCCATTTCTGAGCCTTGCTTATGTGGCGGTGGCGGTCTTCGCCTATTTCGTCTTCCGCGAGGATCTCAACGCATATCGCATTGCGGGTATCGCGCTCATCTGCGTGGGCACCGTGCTCATCGCGCAGAGCGGCCGTGATGCACCTGAAAAAACGGCTGAAGCAGCCTACAAGTCGGAAAGGTCGGTGATCCAATGA
- a CDS encoding NAD-dependent epimerase/dehydratase family protein, producing the protein MRHIIFGGDGFVGRHLAPKLVADGHEVIVADIVKSDLSHYRQVQFVHCDVTDPTAVEALGMKADDMVYNLSAKMLSPIQVRAKRHDFFYPVNYHGTVNIIEAMDRAGAKNLVHFTTDMIYGHTVTYPMTEDHPVAPLGEYGQSKLDTEILAAEWRKRGMNISLFRPRLIIGPGRLGILEKLFKLVDMNLPVPMIGSGKNPYQFISVFDCAEAARLAYKAGVPNEAYNLGSINPPPVRKLLGDLIKHAGSKSFTVPTPGWAVKRTLDLLDWMNMPLMDPEQYLIADEMCVLDVSKGERDLGWVPQYNDGDMLIAAYDEYRAKKAGQTVSAEHVPAE; encoded by the coding sequence ATGAGACATATCATTTTTGGTGGAGACGGGTTTGTCGGGCGTCATCTCGCGCCCAAGCTGGTTGCCGATGGCCATGAGGTCATCGTCGCGGATATCGTGAAGAGCGATCTGTCTCATTATCGTCAGGTGCAGTTCGTGCACTGCGACGTGACCGATCCGACCGCTGTCGAGGCGCTCGGCATGAAGGCTGACGACATGGTCTACAACCTGTCGGCCAAGATGCTGTCGCCGATCCAGGTGCGCGCAAAGCGTCACGACTTCTTCTATCCGGTGAACTACCACGGCACGGTCAACATCATCGAGGCGATGGACCGTGCGGGGGCGAAGAATCTCGTGCATTTCACCACCGACATGATCTATGGCCACACTGTCACCTATCCGATGACCGAGGATCATCCGGTCGCGCCGCTGGGTGAATATGGGCAGTCGAAGCTTGATACCGAGATCCTTGCAGCCGAGTGGCGCAAGCGTGGCATGAACATCTCGCTGTTCCGCCCGCGCCTCATCATCGGCCCTGGACGTCTCGGCATCCTGGAAAAGCTTTTCAAGCTCGTAGACATGAATCTGCCGGTACCGATGATCGGCTCGGGCAAGAACCCCTATCAGTTCATCTCGGTCTTCGACTGCGCGGAAGCCGCACGCCTTGCCTACAAGGCGGGGGTTCCGAACGAAGCCTATAATCTCGGTTCCATCAATCCACCGCCGGTGCGCAAGTTGCTCGGTGATCTGATCAAGCATGCGGGTTCGAAATCCTTCACGGTGCCCACGCCGGGTTGGGCGGTCAAGCGCACGCTCGACCTGCTCGACTGGATGAACATGCCGCTGATGGACCCTGAACAGTATCTGATTGCCGACGAGATGTGTGTTCTCGACGTCTCAAAGGGTGAGCGGGATCTGGGCTGGGTGCCTCAGTACAATGACGGCGACATGCTGATTGCCGCCTATGACGAGTATCGAGCGAAAAAAGCTGGCCAGACGGTCAGTGCCGAACACGTGCCGGCCGAGTAG